A portion of the Channa argus isolate prfri chromosome 19, Channa argus male v1.0, whole genome shotgun sequence genome contains these proteins:
- the en2a gene encoding homeobox protein engrailed-2a produces MEENDHGNRDVVERQESVDESNRAILPLLQAPGNLQIPHRVTNFFIDNILRPDFGRKKDGGANRDESSLASQESHDSPAAPQTEPVGSTVPTEGTSTPHTVTGTKKPTIAAEEPIKPRGENGDQCLSSDSDSSQASSHPAASQPMLWPAWVYCTRYSDRPSSGPRSRKPKKKTTSKEDKRPRTAFTAEQLQRLKSEFQTNRYLTEQRRQNLAQELGLNESQIKIWFQNKRAKIKKASGAKNGLALHLMAQGLYNHSTVTSKDEKSDSD; encoded by the exons ATGGAAGAAAATGATCACGGCAACAGAGACGTGGTGGAGCGGCAGGAGTCGGTGGATGAATCCAACAGAGCCATCCTTCCCCTCTTACAGGCGCCAGGAAACCTGCAGATCCCTCACCGGGTCACCAATTTCTTCATCGACAACATCCTGCGGCCGGATTTCGGGCGGAAAAAGGACGGAGGTGCGAACCGCGATGAGAGTAGCCTGGCCTCGCAGGAGAGCCACGACAGCCCCGCCGCCCCACAGACCGAGCCGGTGGGGAGCACGGTGCCGACGGAGGGGACCTCCACTCCACACACGGTTACCGGCACCAAGAAGCCCACTATAGCCGCCGAGGAGCCCATAAAGCCCCGCGGGGAGAACGGAGACCAGTGCCTAAGCTCAGACTCAGACAGTTCCCAAGCCAGCTCACACCCAGCCGCGTCTCAGCCTATGTTGTGGCCAGCCTGGGTCTACTGCACCAGATACTCGGACAGGCCTTCTTCAG GGCCAAGATCTCGCAAACCAAAGAAGAAAACGACCAGCAAAGAGGACAAGCGACCACGGACGGCCTTCACAGCAGAACAGCTGCAAAGACTAAAATCGGAGTTTCAGACAAATCGGTATCTGACCGAGCAGAGGCGGCAGAACCTGGCGCAGGAACTGGGCCTGAACGAGTCCCAGATCAAGATCTGGTTTCAGAACAAGAGGGCCAAAATCAAGAAGGCCAGCGGCGCTAAAAACGGTCTAGCCTTGCACCTGATGGCGCAGGGACTGTACAATCACTCCACCGTCACGTCGAAAGACGAAAAATCAGACAGCGATTGA